One stretch of Streptomyces sp. NBC_00443 DNA includes these proteins:
- a CDS encoding S1C family serine protease → MDARRSRAVRLALSVLGLCCCLVVFSGCSGSSSAGRQEGSTTQAAQAAVPKALTATEDLQDGYLKVIRDVLPSVVQIQARNDLGSGVVYDGQGHIVTNAHVVGDEKTFRVTIANREDEVTARLVSSYPQQDLAVIKLDDMPDGLKAATLGDSAEVEVGQIVLAMGSPLGLASSVTQGIVSATGRTVTEGSDNGGTGATIANMVQTSAAINPGNSGGALVNLDGRVIGIPTLAATDPGLGDSAAPGIGFAIPATAVQTIADQIIKDGRVTDSGRAALGITARTVVNDDYQAAGVAVVKVQTGGAADKAGLAPGDIITRLGDTDITTITSLSEALAADKPGERTKVTYTRNGSEKTVDVTLGEQ, encoded by the coding sequence ATGGATGCTCGCCGTTCCCGTGCCGTGCGGCTCGCTCTTTCGGTTCTCGGGCTCTGCTGCTGTCTCGTGGTGTTCTCCGGCTGTTCCGGCTCGTCGTCCGCCGGCAGGCAGGAGGGGTCGACCACGCAGGCCGCGCAGGCCGCCGTTCCGAAGGCGCTCACGGCGACCGAGGATCTGCAGGACGGCTATCTGAAGGTGATCAGGGACGTCCTGCCGTCGGTCGTACAGATCCAGGCCAGGAACGATCTCGGTTCGGGCGTGGTCTACGACGGCCAGGGGCACATCGTCACCAACGCACACGTCGTCGGGGACGAGAAGACCTTCCGTGTGACGATCGCGAACCGCGAGGACGAAGTCACCGCGCGGCTCGTGTCCTCGTACCCGCAGCAGGACCTCGCCGTCATCAAGCTGGACGACATGCCGGACGGGCTGAAGGCGGCGACGCTCGGGGACTCCGCCGAGGTCGAGGTCGGGCAGATCGTGCTGGCGATGGGCTCACCCCTCGGGCTGGCGTCCAGCGTGACGCAGGGCATCGTCTCGGCGACCGGACGGACCGTCACCGAGGGCAGCGACAACGGCGGTACGGGCGCGACGATCGCCAACATGGTGCAGACGTCGGCCGCCATCAACCCCGGCAACAGCGGTGGCGCCCTGGTGAACCTCGACGGCCGGGTCATCGGCATCCCGACCCTCGCCGCCACCGACCCCGGCCTCGGGGACAGCGCCGCGCCCGGCATCGGGTTCGCCATCCCGGCGACGGCGGTGCAGACGATCGCCGACCAGATCATCAAGGACGGCAGGGTCACCGACTCGGGCCGGGCGGCGCTCGGCATCACGGCCCGTACGGTCGTGAACGACGACTACCAGGCCGCCGGCGTCGCCGTCGTCAAGGTGCAGACGGGCGGCGCAGCCGACAAGGCCGGTCTGGCGCCGGGGGACATCATCACCCGGCTGGGCGACACGGACATCACCACCATCACCTCGCTGTCCGAGGCGCTGGCCGCCGACAAGCCCGGCGAGCGGACGAAGGTGACGTACACCCGCAACGGCAGTGAGAAGACGGTGGATGTGACGCTGGGTGAGCAGTGA
- a CDS encoding class I SAM-dependent methyltransferase, giving the protein MGRQLDEQIAGRFPVGQRLRVLDVGMGQGMQALRLARAGHQVTGVEQDPKMIATAREELAGEPEGIRERVRIVQGDGRDTGVHFLPGSFDVVLCHGVLMYIDEPDPLLAGLARMLAPGGLLSLLVRNGDALAMRPGLGGDWPGALTAFDTTAYRNRLGLDVRADRLADLTSTLAGIGAPLHAWYGVRVFTDTAADGAGAPPDVETLLAVEERAGKTDPYRSVAALLHLCGVRG; this is encoded by the coding sequence GTGGGCCGCCAGCTCGACGAGCAGATAGCCGGGCGGTTCCCCGTCGGGCAGCGGCTGCGCGTGCTCGACGTGGGGATGGGCCAGGGCATGCAGGCGCTGCGCCTGGCCAGGGCCGGGCACCAGGTGACCGGCGTGGAGCAGGACCCGAAGATGATCGCCACGGCCCGCGAGGAGCTCGCCGGCGAGCCGGAGGGCATCCGGGAGCGGGTGCGCATCGTCCAGGGCGACGGCCGGGACACCGGCGTACACTTTCTGCCGGGCAGCTTCGACGTCGTGCTCTGCCACGGCGTACTGATGTACATCGACGAGCCCGATCCGCTGCTGGCCGGGCTGGCCCGGATGCTCGCCCCGGGCGGACTGCTGTCGCTGCTCGTCCGCAACGGCGACGCGCTCGCCATGCGGCCCGGCCTCGGCGGGGACTGGCCCGGCGCGCTGACCGCCTTCGACACGACCGCCTACCGGAATCGGCTGGGACTCGACGTACGGGCCGACCGGCTGGCCGACCTGACGTCGACGCTCGCGGGGATCGGGGCCCCGCTGCACGCCTGGTACGGGGTGCGGGTGTTCACCGACACGGCCGCCGACGGGGCGGGCGCCCCGCCGGACGTGGAGACCTTGCTGGCGGTCGAGGAACGCGCCGGGAAGACCGACCCCTACCGGAGCGTGGCGGCATTGCTGCACCTGTGCGGGGTGCGCGGCTAG
- a CDS encoding DUF3043 domain-containing protein, whose amino-acid sequence MQRPLCPPTTTGVAGSFPTGLGSNPWHPVPLGFVFRSRAKEEKAQSADKALVTDSNETRHPEAPKGRPTPKRSDAQSQRRSVANTSMTRKDASKRQREDRRAALAKQRQALAGGDERYLPARDKGPVRKFARDFIDSRFNIAEFFLPMAVVILVLSMVQVASLQNIALLLWLIVIVLIVLDSAVTGFRLKKRLAERFPDDNKRGAVAYALMRSLQMRRLRLPKPQVKRGERP is encoded by the coding sequence CTGCAACGTCCCCTCTGTCCCCCTACGACGACTGGTGTTGCCGGATCGTTCCCCACGGGGCTGGGGTCCAACCCCTGGCACCCCGTACCCTTGGGTTTTGTGTTCCGTAGCCGTGCGAAGGAAGAGAAGGCCCAGTCCGCCGACAAGGCGCTGGTGACCGACTCCAATGAGACCCGTCACCCCGAGGCCCCGAAGGGCCGCCCCACGCCCAAGCGCAGCGACGCCCAGTCGCAGCGTCGAAGCGTGGCCAACACGTCGATGACGCGCAAGGACGCCTCCAAGCGGCAGCGCGAGGATCGCCGTGCCGCTCTGGCGAAGCAGCGTCAGGCCCTGGCCGGGGGCGACGAGCGGTATCTGCCGGCCCGTGACAAGGGTCCGGTCCGCAAGTTCGCGCGTGACTTCATCGACTCGCGCTTCAACATCGCGGAGTTCTTCCTGCCGATGGCCGTGGTCATCCTGGTGCTGAGCATGGTCCAGGTGGCGTCGCTGCAGAACATCGCGCTGCTGCTGTGGCTGATCGTGATCGTCCTGATCGTGCTCGACTCGGCCGTCACCGGCTTCCGCCTGAAGAAGCGCCTCGCCGAGCGCTTCCCCGACGACAACAAGCGCGGCGCCGTCGCCTACGCGCTGATGCGCTCCCTGCAGATGCGCCGGCTCCGGCTGCCGAAGCCTCAGGTCAAGCGCGGAGAGCGGCCCTGA
- a CDS encoding PspA/IM30 family protein yields MSGVMKRMGMIFRAKANKALDRAEDPRETLDYSYQKQLELLQKVRRGVADVATSRKRLELQLNQLQQQSSKLEDQGRKALALGREDLAREALSRRAALQQQVTDLETQHATLQGEEEKLTLAAQRLQAKVDAFRTKKETIKATYTAAQAQTRIGEAFSGISEEMGDVGLAIQRAEDKTAQLQARAGAIDELLASGALDDQSGMHKDDIQAELDQLSGGTDVELELQRMKAELAGGSSSQQAIEGGTDQPQSQQQSQDTPRFDKQ; encoded by the coding sequence ATGAGCGGTGTCATGAAGCGTATGGGGATGATCTTCCGCGCGAAGGCGAACAAGGCCCTTGACCGGGCCGAGGACCCGCGCGAGACCCTCGATTACTCGTACCAGAAGCAGCTGGAGCTGCTCCAGAAGGTCCGCCGCGGCGTAGCCGACGTGGCCACCTCGCGCAAGCGCCTGGAACTCCAGCTCAACCAGCTCCAGCAGCAGTCGTCGAAGCTGGAGGACCAGGGCCGCAAGGCGCTCGCGCTGGGCCGGGAGGACCTGGCCCGCGAGGCGCTCTCGCGCCGCGCCGCCCTCCAGCAGCAGGTGACGGACCTGGAGACACAGCACGCGACGCTGCAGGGCGAGGAGGAGAAGCTCACCCTCGCGGCCCAGCGCCTGCAGGCCAAGGTCGACGCCTTCCGCACCAAGAAGGAGACGATCAAGGCCACCTACACCGCCGCCCAGGCCCAGACCCGCATCGGCGAGGCCTTCTCCGGCATCTCGGAGGAGATGGGCGACGTCGGCCTGGCCATCCAGCGCGCGGAGGACAAGACGGCCCAGCTCCAGGCCCGCGCCGGAGCCATCGACGAACTCCTCGCCTCCGGCGCCCTCGACGACCAGTCCGGCATGCACAAGGACGACATCCAGGCCGAGCTGGACCAGCTCTCCGGTGGTACGGATGTAGAGCTGGAACTGCAGCGCATGAAGGCGGAGCTGGCGGGAGGTTCCTCGTCGCAGCAGGCGATCGAGGGCGGCACCGACCAGCCTCAGTCGCAGCAGCAGTCGCAGGACACCCCGCGCTTCGACAAGCAGTAG